GACTACCGTATATCAAAAGCATAGATGAGTTTGACTTCGCCTTCCAACCCGGCCTGGATAAACAGAAAATCATGGGACTTTTTGACTTAAGTTTTATCCGTGAGAAAGGCAATGTAATTTTCCTTGGCCCTCCCGGTGTGGGAAAGACGCATCTTGCGGTATCCCTTGCGCTGAAAGCGTGTCAGTCCGGCATGAGTATCTATTTTACCAACATGGAGGATCTGATTATCAAGCTGCGAAAGGATCACGAAGCTGGAAAGCCGGGTAAGGGCCGTGGGTACTATAAATCCTCCCTGGTCGTTGTGGATGAAGTGGGTTACACACCTATCACACGGGAAGAGTGCAATTTGTTCTTTCGTTTTATTGCTAACCGGTACGAGAAGAGCAGCACCATTATCACGTCAAATAAGGCATTCGGAGACTGGACAGAACTGTTCCATGACCCGATCATCGTGACTGCCATCCTCGATCGACTGCTTCACCACAGCGCCGTCATTAATATTAAGGGTAACAGTTACAGACTGAAAGGCAAAAAAGCATGAATGCGGGCAGTAAGGAAGGGGCTAAAGTCACATCGAATATGGCCCTGTATTTTTGTAAAACGGGGCACAATTATCTAAAATGCCCTAATATCGGTAATCTTCAGCGATCGTCTTACCATTAGGAGGTGTGCATATGGTAGAAAACCGTGGAGGATACAGGGGAAAACCAAAGCCAAAACTACCACCACACTTGAAACGGGTTCATGTCAATGCCCGTATACAAAAGTGGATGCTTGATGAACTCAAAAAGAGAGGTGAAGTCGGAATAATGCTGGAATATATATTGATCGACGCCGGTTTTAAATATCATGATCCCATAACAAAAAAAGGCAAAGGAGATTTATAAAATGAATCGGTGTGGCTCATTTTTGATGACCATAAATGGCTCAATTTCTCGTGACCCTTGACAGTCCGTCAGCAAGACCCCCCACCGGGGGCTCCGCTGTGCAAAGGAGACCCGGCTTGTTGACAATCAAGCATTTTTCCGTCTAATATCTGATCCGGGAATTTTGTTAGAAAAAGCAGGATGGAAAAAGGGAAAATGATGAAAAAGACAGGCAAAGAGTATATTGTGTTTCCTTTGGACGTGCCTTCGATGGGAGAGGCACAATCGCTGGTCAGCGTGTTGGGGCCGCATGTGGGCATGTTCAAGATCGGTCTGGAACTGTTCATCTGTGAGGGGCCGGATGTGGTGAAGATGATCCGGGATCAGAGTGCCGCCGGGATTTTTCTGGATCTCAAGCTGCATGATATCAGTGCCACGGTGTTCAGGGCCATGGCCCGGGTGGCGGATCTGGCAGTGGATCTGGTCACGGTGCACACTTGTTCGTCCAAAAAAATGCTG
Above is a window of Desulfotignum balticum DSM 7044 DNA encoding:
- the istB gene encoding IS21-like element helper ATPase IstB — its product is MSNTLVMDRIESNLTRLKLPRIYEVLGGLAKTAEEQGKSYLSFLDELLEEEVAAKEQRRIETALKISGLPYIKSIDEFDFAFQPGLDKQKIMGLFDLSFIREKGNVIFLGPPGVGKTHLAVSLALKACQSGMSIYFTNMEDLIIKLRKDHEAGKPGKGRGYYKSSLVVVDEVGYTPITREECNLFFRFIANRYEKSSTIITSNKAFGDWTELFHDPIIVTAILDRLLHHSAVINIKGNSYRLKGKKA